One stretch of Limnohabitans sp. DNA includes these proteins:
- the rpsI gene encoding 30S ribosomal protein S9 — translation MIGEWNNGTGRRKSSVARVFLKKGTGKITVNGKDIQAYFGRETSIMIAKQPLMLTNHAETFDIMINVHGGGESGQAGASRHGITRALIDYDASLKPMLSQAGFVTRDAREVERKKVGLHSARRRKQFSKR, via the coding sequence ATGATTGGTGAATGGAACAATGGCACAGGCCGTCGCAAATCCAGCGTCGCCCGCGTGTTTCTGAAAAAAGGCACTGGCAAGATCACGGTCAATGGCAAGGACATCCAAGCCTACTTTGGTCGCGAGACTTCGATCATGATCGCCAAGCAACCCCTCATGTTGACCAACCATGCCGAAACTTTCGACATCATGATCAACGTGCACGGCGGTGGCGAATCCGGTCAAGCCGGCGCATCGCGCCACGGCATCACCCGCGCCCTGATTGACTACGATGCTTCGCTCAAGCCTATGCTGAGCCAAGCTGGTTTCGTCACTCGCGATGCTCGTGAAGTCGAACGTAAAAAGGTCGGCTTGCACTCCGCTCGCCGCCGCAAGCAGTTCTCCAAGCGTTAA
- the erpA gene encoding iron-sulfur cluster insertion protein ErpA: MSAVAENIQTVMPDPIVFTDSAAAKVADLIAEEGNPDLKLRVFVQGGGCSGFSYGFTFDEITNEDDTTMSKNGVSLLIDAMSYQYLTGAEIDYKEDLQGAQFVIKNPNATSTCGCGSSFST; encoded by the coding sequence ATGAGCGCTGTTGCTGAAAATATCCAAACTGTCATGCCCGATCCGATTGTCTTTACCGACAGTGCGGCCGCCAAAGTGGCCGATCTGATCGCAGAAGAAGGCAACCCAGATTTGAAGTTGCGCGTGTTTGTGCAAGGTGGTGGTTGCTCGGGTTTTTCGTATGGTTTCACTTTCGATGAAATCACCAACGAAGACGATACCACCATGAGCAAAAACGGGGTGTCCCTGCTGATCGATGCCATGAGCTACCAGTATCTGACGGGTGCCGAGATCGATTACAAAGAAGACCTGCAAGGTGCACAGTTTGTGATCAAGAACCCGAACGCCACGTCGACTTGCGGCTGCGGTTCATCTTTTTCGACCTGA
- a CDS encoding anhydro-N-acetylmuramic acid kinase, giving the protein MASSFFIGLMSGTSLDGVDGVLAQVESGGRLIVIAHEFEAFSAPFRSELLRLNEPGPDELHRSALAGNAISRHYAQVVHQLLQTTGLSPAQLVAIGAHGQTVRHRPLAFDGDAATQQPANGYTLQLINPSLLAELTGIDVVADFRNRDLAAGGQGAPLVPAFHQGVFAQNSACVAVLNIGGISNLSVLGEDSSVRGWDCGPGNALMDFWCHTHMDQPFDHDGAWAAQGRIQPALLQTLMAEDFLHQTPPKSTGRDLFNPAWLQHKLAQHADLAPQDIQATLTEFTALACAKDVLQHAAKACELVVCGGGALNGHLMTRLALHLPRLNVLSSDARGLPPLQVEAAAFAWLAYKTMRRETSSLPSVTGARGARILGAIYPR; this is encoded by the coding sequence ATGGCTTCCTCGTTCTTCATCGGCCTGATGTCGGGAACCTCGCTGGATGGCGTGGATGGCGTCCTCGCGCAAGTGGAAAGTGGCGGCCGTCTGATTGTGATCGCCCATGAATTTGAGGCTTTCTCAGCGCCATTCCGCAGCGAATTGCTGCGACTCAACGAACCTGGACCGGATGAACTGCACCGCAGCGCTTTGGCGGGCAACGCCATTTCGCGCCATTATGCGCAGGTGGTTCATCAATTGCTGCAAACGACCGGCTTGTCCCCTGCACAACTGGTTGCCATAGGCGCACATGGCCAAACCGTTCGCCACCGCCCCCTGGCTTTTGATGGCGACGCTGCGACCCAACAACCTGCCAACGGCTACACACTGCAACTGATCAACCCCTCCTTGCTGGCCGAGCTGACCGGCATCGACGTAGTCGCTGACTTTCGCAACCGTGACCTGGCCGCAGGTGGCCAGGGCGCGCCGCTGGTCCCCGCTTTTCATCAGGGCGTGTTCGCGCAAAACTCGGCTTGTGTGGCTGTACTCAACATAGGTGGCATTTCCAACCTGAGCGTACTGGGCGAAGACTCAAGCGTGCGCGGCTGGGACTGTGGGCCCGGCAACGCCCTGATGGATTTTTGGTGCCACACCCACATGGACCAGCCCTTTGACCACGATGGAGCCTGGGCTGCACAAGGCCGCATTCAGCCCGCCTTGTTGCAGACGCTGATGGCCGAAGACTTTTTGCACCAAACGCCCCCAAAAAGCACTGGGCGCGACCTGTTCAATCCGGCTTGGCTGCAACACAAACTTGCCCAGCATGCAGACCTGGCCCCACAGGACATTCAGGCCACACTGACCGAATTCACCGCGCTGGCCTGCGCCAAAGATGTGCTGCAACATGCAGCCAAGGCCTGCGAGCTGGTGGTGTGTGGCGGCGGTGCCTTGAATGGCCACTTGATGACACGACTGGCATTGCACCTGCCCCGCTTGAATGTGCTCAGCAGCGATGCACGGGGATTGCCACCCCTGCAAGTCGAAGCGGCGGCTTTTGCATGGTTGGCCTACAAAACCATGCGGCGTGAAACCTCCAGCCTTCCCAGCGTCACGGGCGCCCGAGGCGCCCGTATTTTGGGGGCGATTTACCCCCGCTGA
- the rplM gene encoding 50S ribosomal protein L13: MTTTFSAKPAEVVHEWFVIDATDKVLGRVASEVALRLRGKHKAIYTPHVDTGDFIVIINAAQLKVTGAKTTDKIYYRHSGYPGGITATNFRDMQAKHPGRALEKAVKGMLPKGPLGYAMIKKLKVYGGAEHPHTAQQPKVLDI, translated from the coding sequence ATGACAACAACTTTCAGCGCCAAACCCGCTGAGGTCGTGCACGAGTGGTTTGTGATTGACGCGACCGACAAGGTCCTCGGACGAGTAGCCAGCGAAGTTGCTCTCCGTTTGCGCGGCAAACACAAGGCCATTTACACGCCTCACGTCGACACCGGTGACTTCATCGTCATCATCAATGCTGCCCAGCTCAAAGTGACGGGCGCCAAGACGACCGACAAGATTTATTACCGCCATTCCGGCTACCCAGGCGGCATCACTGCCACCAACTTCCGCGACATGCAAGCCAAGCACCCTGGCCGCGCACTCGAGAAGGCTGTCAAGGGCATGCTGCCCAAGGGCCCACTCGGTTACGCCATGATCAAAAAACTCAAGGTGTACGGTGGCGCTGAGCACCCACACACCGCCCAACAGCCTAAAGTGCTGGACATCTAA